From Bacillota bacterium, one genomic window encodes:
- a CDS encoding YitT family protein, which translates to MLGRVVWNLLLFLIGVVLIALGLDLFLVPNKIAAGGVSGIATVLHYVFGFPVGVSMLALNVPLFFWGLFRLGWGFSLRSLLGTVLLSGTVDFLVPFLPVPTTDAFLSSLYGGVLLGLGLGVVFRAKASTGGTDLAAAILRSYVGINVGQLLFFIDGTVVLAAGFAFRSPELAMYALITIFVSVWVVDVVQEGLGYTKAFLIVSDKYPEIANVVLKELDRGVTLWRGTGAYTGDDRTLLLSVVSRSEVTQMKEAVYRIDPRAFIVLADVHEVLGEGFKEYKR; encoded by the coding sequence ATGCTGGGCAGGGTGGTCTGGAATTTACTACTTTTTTTAATCGGGGTCGTTTTGATAGCCCTGGGGCTGGACCTCTTCCTGGTGCCCAACAAGATTGCAGCCGGTGGAGTAAGCGGTATCGCTACGGTTCTCCATTATGTTTTCGGTTTTCCGGTCGGTGTGTCCATGCTGGCGCTGAATGTTCCGCTTTTCTTCTGGGGGTTGTTTCGTCTCGGGTGGGGTTTTAGCCTACGTTCGCTTTTGGGAACGGTGCTTCTTTCCGGTACGGTGGACTTTCTGGTGCCGTTCCTGCCTGTTCCCACCACCGACGCTTTTCTGTCAAGTCTTTACGGCGGCGTTTTGCTCGGTCTGGGGTTGGGAGTTGTCTTCCGGGCTAAGGCCAGCACCGGCGGGACCGATTTGGCGGCGGCGATCCTGCGAAGCTACGTCGGTATTAACGTGGGTCAGCTGTTGTTCTTTATTGACGGGACGGTCGTTCTTGCCGCCGGATTCGCTTTTCGTTCACCGGAACTGGCGATGTATGCCTTGATCACCATCTTTGTCTCGGTCTGGGTGGTCGATGTCGTCCAGGAAGGCCTGGGGTACACCAAGGCCTTCTTAATAGTGTCGGATAAGTATCCGGAAATAGCAAACGTTGTACTCAAGGAACTCGACCGGGGCGTAACCCTGTGGAGGGGGACCGGGGCTTATACGGGAGATGATCGTACCCTTTTGCTGTCGGTGGTATCGAGGAGCGAGGTTACACAGATGAAGGAAGCGGTCTACAGGATAGACCCACGTGCTTTCATAGTTTTGGCTGATGTTCATGAGGTTTTGGGAGAGGGGTTCAAGGAATACAAAAGGTAA